Proteins from a genomic interval of Pseudomonadota bacterium:
- the atpD gene encoding F0F1 ATP synthase subunit beta has translation MGVGRVHQIIGSVVDVEFNPGELPNMYNALTVKREEDAGGRGKGLDLYLEVMGELGNNQVRCLSMGSTDGLRRGMPAVDTGDAIRVPVGPKTLGRIFNVLGQPIDKRGPVDAVKTYSIHRQAPSLDQQEPTTNVLETGIKVVDLLAPYSKGGKTGLFGGAGVGKTVLIQELIANIAREHGGYSVFAGVGERTREGNDLWLEMQHSGVIDKTAMVFGQMDEPPGVRFRVGLTGITMAEYFRDEENKDVLVFIDNIFRFVLAGAEVSALLGRMPSAVGYQPTLSTEMGLLEERITSTRTGSITAIQAVYVPADDITDPAVATTFAHLDATTVLSRSIAELGIYPAVDPLASTSRLLEPRFIGDEHFGVARRVQEILQRYKDLQDIIAILGVEELSEDDRIIVGRARRLQKFLSQPFHVAEGFTGRKGKYVQLKDTIKSFKEVADGKLDHLPEQAFYMQGGLEDVLEEAKKLGVEVGR, from the coding sequence ATGGGAGTCGGTAGAGTTCATCAGATCATCGGATCGGTTGTCGACGTAGAGTTCAATCCGGGCGAGCTGCCCAACATGTACAACGCCCTCACCGTGAAGCGTGAGGAAGACGCTGGGGGCCGTGGCAAGGGCCTCGACCTCTATCTCGAGGTCATGGGCGAGCTGGGCAACAACCAGGTGCGCTGCCTGTCGATGGGCAGCACTGACGGCCTGCGCCGCGGAATGCCCGCGGTTGACACGGGAGACGCCATTCGCGTGCCCGTCGGTCCGAAGACGCTGGGACGCATCTTCAACGTGCTGGGCCAGCCCATCGACAAGCGCGGCCCGGTCGACGCGGTGAAGACCTACTCCATCCATCGTCAGGCCCCGTCGCTCGACCAGCAGGAGCCCACCACCAACGTGCTCGAGACGGGCATCAAGGTCGTCGACCTGCTCGCCCCCTACTCAAAGGGCGGAAAGACAGGCCTCTTCGGGGGCGCCGGCGTGGGCAAGACGGTGCTGATTCAAGAGCTCATCGCCAACATCGCCCGTGAGCACGGCGGCTACTCGGTGTTCGCCGGCGTGGGTGAGCGAACCCGTGAGGGCAACGACCTCTGGCTCGAGATGCAGCACTCGGGCGTGATCGACAAGACCGCCATGGTCTTCGGTCAGATGGACGAGCCGCCGGGTGTGCGCTTCCGCGTGGGCCTCACGGGCATCACCATGGCCGAGTACTTCCGCGATGAAGAGAACAAGGACGTGCTCGTCTTCATCGACAACATCTTCCGCTTCGTGCTCGCGGGCGCCGAGGTGTCGGCGCTTCTGGGTCGCATGCCCTCCGCCGTGGGATACCAGCCGACGCTGTCGACCGAGATGGGCCTCCTCGAAGAGCGCATCACCTCGACGCGCACGGGTTCAATCACCGCCATTCAGGCGGTGTACGTGCCCGCTGACGACATCACCGACCCCGCCGTGGCCACCACGTTCGCTCACCTCGACGCCACCACGGTGCTGTCGCGCTCCATCGCCGAGCTGGGCATCTACCCCGCCGTCGATCCGCTCGCCTCGACCTCTCGCCTGCTCGAGCCGCGATTCATCGGCGACGAGCACTTCGGTGTGGCCCGTCGCGTCCAGGAGATCCTCCAGCGCTACAAGGACCTGCAGGACATCATCGCCATCCTGGGTGTGGAAGAGCTCTCCGAAGACGACCGTATCATCGTGGGTCGTGCTCGGCGCCTGCAGAAGTTCCTCTCGCAGCCGTTCCACGTGGCCGAGGGCTTCACGGGGCGCAAGGGCAAGTACGTGCAGCTCAAGGACACCATCAAGAGCTTCAAGGAGGTGGCCGACGGCAAGCTCGATCACCTGCCCGAGCAGGCCTTCTACATGCAGGGCGGGCTCGAAGATGTGCTCGAAGAGGCCAAGAAGCTGGGCGTCGAGGTCGGCCGCTAG
- the atpC gene encoding ATP synthase F1 subunit epsilon → MSLISDKNFHVEIITPERVRFGGDALMLSVPGVEGQMGLLANHAPILSLLQAGRLTLQTRESTVNMAVGPGFVKMSNNRAVCLVDFAENAGDIDKAAAERRRAELEKQLAAESDSVKQDALRTQLRAELARLEVAGARGA, encoded by the coding sequence GTGAGCCTCATCAGCGACAAGAACTTCCACGTCGAGATCATCACCCCAGAGCGTGTTCGCTTCGGCGGAGACGCACTCATGCTCAGTGTGCCCGGGGTTGAGGGGCAGATGGGCCTGCTGGCCAATCACGCCCCCATCCTGTCACTGCTCCAGGCCGGGCGGCTCACGTTGCAGACCCGCGAGAGCACTGTCAACATGGCTGTCGGCCCTGGTTTCGTAAAGATGAGCAACAACCGCGCTGTCTGCCTCGTCGATTTCGCCGAGAACGCAGGCGATATCGACAAGGCCGCCGCCGAGCGCCGTCGAGCCGAGCTCGAGAAGCAGCTGGCGGCCGAGTCTGATTCCGTCAAGCAGGATGCGCTTCGCACCCAGCTGCGGGCCGAGCTGGCGCGCCTCGAGGTCGCCGGCGCTCGAGGAGCCTGA
- the murA gene encoding UDP-N-acetylglucosamine 1-carboxyvinyltransferase, translated as MPHLRVQGGRPLRGEIEALGAKNAALPIMAAALLCKGDVILTRVPDISDVHVMTEILRSLGMVVESPAPGTLRLNADHISTTRAPYELVRRMNASFDVTGPLLARFGEADVALPGGCNLGQRRVNLHLDAFRSLGAEVHRSHGFVQAKATRLQGVTIAFPHVSVGATKNAMMAACLAQGTTVLENVAREPEVTDLARFLNTMGARVSGEGSPRIEIEGVDALHGGTYEITSDRIVTGTFLIMTAIAGGEVRVTHCHPEYHDVLIQQLRRANQEVDVEPQAIRLRSRRPVLPLEVTTAPYPGFPTDLHPPMTALLVLADGTSIIRETIFDGRFMYAGELVRLGANIRITDHTAVVTGVKYLAGAPVEAPDIRGGGALIAAALAAEGETLIGGLQFIDRGYQRIHEQLVSLGAVIERVEEERAPAAV; from the coding sequence TTGCCACACCTGCGCGTGCAGGGAGGGCGTCCTCTTCGCGGTGAGATCGAGGCGCTGGGTGCCAAGAATGCGGCGCTGCCCATCATGGCCGCGGCGCTTCTCTGCAAGGGCGATGTGATTCTCACGCGGGTGCCGGACATCTCTGACGTGCACGTCATGACCGAGATCCTGCGCTCTCTCGGAATGGTGGTGGAGTCGCCCGCGCCCGGAACACTTCGCCTCAACGCCGACCACATCAGCACCACGCGCGCGCCCTACGAGCTCGTTCGGAGGATGAACGCCTCCTTCGACGTAACCGGCCCGCTGCTGGCGCGCTTCGGGGAGGCTGATGTCGCGCTGCCAGGCGGTTGCAACCTGGGCCAGCGACGGGTCAACCTTCACCTCGACGCGTTCCGCTCGCTCGGCGCGGAGGTGCATCGCAGCCACGGCTTTGTTCAGGCTAAAGCGACCCGCCTGCAGGGGGTGACCATCGCGTTTCCCCATGTCAGCGTCGGTGCGACCAAGAACGCCATGATGGCGGCCTGCCTCGCACAGGGCACCACGGTGCTCGAGAATGTCGCGCGCGAGCCTGAGGTCACCGATCTGGCACGCTTCCTGAACACCATGGGGGCGCGGGTGAGCGGCGAGGGGTCTCCCAGAATCGAGATCGAAGGGGTCGACGCGCTCCACGGCGGCACCTACGAGATCACCTCAGATCGCATCGTGACGGGGACGTTCCTGATCATGACCGCCATCGCCGGGGGAGAGGTGCGCGTCACGCACTGCCACCCGGAGTACCACGATGTGCTCATCCAGCAGCTGCGGCGGGCCAACCAGGAGGTCGACGTCGAGCCACAGGCCATCCGGCTGCGATCTCGTCGGCCGGTTCTCCCCCTCGAGGTCACCACGGCACCCTACCCTGGGTTCCCCACGGACCTGCACCCGCCGATGACGGCGCTTCTCGTCCTGGCCGACGGTACGAGCATCATTCGAGAGACCATCTTCGACGGGCGCTTCATGTACGCAGGCGAGCTCGTGCGACTCGGCGCCAACATCCGCATCACTGATCACACCGCGGTGGTCACAGGGGTGAAGTACCTGGCTGGCGCACCGGTCGAGGCGCCGGACATCCGAGGAGGGGGCGCTCTCATCGCGGCCGCCCTCGCCGCGGAGGGAGAGACGCTCATCGGGGGGTTGCAGTTCATCGATCGTGGCTATCAGCGTATCCACGAGCAGCTGGTCTCGCTTGGCGCGGTCATTGAGAGGGTAGAGGAAGAACGCGCGCCGGCCGCAGTCTGA